Sequence from the Pristiophorus japonicus isolate sPriJap1 chromosome 10, sPriJap1.hap1, whole genome shotgun sequence genome:
aaatgggagagactacaaaatgctgtactacagagggatctggaggtccttataaatgaaacacaaaaagttagcatgcaggtgcagcaagtaattaggaagacaatggaatgttggcctttattgcaatggggatcgagtataaaagtagggaagtcttgctacaactgtacagagcattggtgaggccacacctggagtactgcgtgcagttttggtctctttatttaaggagatatatctttgcattagaggcagttcagagaaggttcacgtgaTTGATTctcgagatgaagggattgtcttatgaagaaaggatgagcaggttgggcctatactcattggagtttagaagaatgcgaggtgatcttattgaaacatataagattctgagggggcttgacagggtagatgcagagaggatgtttccccttgtgggggaatctagaactaggagccatagtttcagaataaggggtcacccattaaaacggagatgagaagcaatttcttctctcagagggtggtgaatcaatagaattttctaccccagagagctatggaggctgggtcattgaatatatttaaggtggagatagacagatttttgaacgataaggaagtgaagggttatcaggtgcgggcagggaagtggagttaaggccaagatcagatcagccattatcttattgaaaggcggagcaggctcgaggggccaaatggcctgctcctactcatattttttatgttcttacgaCTTTATTTTTGAAGATTGTATCAATAGAATATTCAACCCATCATCTTTGAATGGCTGAATTTCAAAGAAAAGGAATTAATATATTTATAAAGCAGAAATGTTCTGTATTGGTCTAATGATCAAGACCATCTacctctttcatagaatcatagaaatcacagaaatttacagcacagaaggaggtaattcggcctctcgagcccaaGCTGGTTCTTTGAaatagcagtcgtgcttagtcccacatccctgcttctTGTCCGTAACCttgcaagttcctcatcctcaagtacctgtcaaactcccttttaaaattatttatagaatagagtgttccagatcctgacaaccctCGGAGTGAAAAGAATTGTCCtcgtctcccctctagatcttttgccaatgattgtaaatctatgatcttattgaatggcgctgcaggctcaaagggcagaatggttattgacccactcgtcgGAGGGAATCAAAATCCCTCATcgtcttagaaaataggtgcaggagtaggccattcggccctttgagcctgcagccctattcaataagatcatggctgatcattcacctcagtacccctttcctgctttctccccataccacttgatccctttagccataagggctatttctaactccctcttgaatatattcaatgaactggcatcaacaactctctgcggtagagaattccacaggttaacaactctctgagtgaagaagtttctcctcatctcagtcctaaatgccttaccccttatccttagactatgtcccctggttctggacctttccaacatcggaaacattctacccgcatctaacctgtcctgtcccgtcagaatcttatacatttctatgagatcccctcttatccttctaaactccagtgaatacaggcccagtcgatccagtccctcctcatatgtcagtcctgctatcccaggaaacactctggcaaaccttcgctgcactccctcaatagtaaaaatgtccttcctcaggttaggagaccaaaactgaacacaatattccaggtgaggcctcactaaggccctgtacaactgcagtaagacctccctgctcctatactcaaatcccctagctatgaaggccaacataccatttgccttcttcaatacCTGCTGTAccggcttgccaactttcaatgactgatgtaccatgacacccaggtctcgttgcacctccccttttcctaatctgccgccattcagataaaattctgccttcgtgtttttgccaccatagtggataacctcacatttgtccacattatactgcatctgccatgtgtttgcccactcacctaatctgtccaagtcaccctgcagcctcttagcgtcctcctcacagctcataccgccacccagcttagtgccatctgcaaatttggagatagtactctcaattccttcatctaaatcattgatgtatattgtaaatagctgggatcccagcactgagccctgcggcaccccactagccactgcctgccattctgaaaaggacccgtttatcccgattctctgattcctgtctgccaatgagttctgtatccacatcaatacattaaccccaatatcatgtgctttaattgtgcacaccaatctcttgtgtgggaccttgtcaaaagccttttgaaagtccaaatacactatatccattggttctcccttgtccactctactagttacatcctcaaaaaattctagaagatttgtcaagcaggatttccctttcataaatccatgctgacttggaccgatcctgtcactgctttccaaatgcgctgctattttatctttaatgattgattccatcattttccccatgactgatgtcaggctaaccggtatataattacctgttttctctcttcctcctttcttaaacagtggtgttacattagctaccctccagtccataggaactgatccagagtcgatagactgttggaaaatgatcactaatgcatccattatttctcgggctacttccttaagtactctgggatgcagactttcaggccccggggatttatcggccttcaatcccatcaatttcccgcctaataatgatttccttcagttcctccttctcactagaccctcggtcccctaatatttccggaaggttatttgtgtcttccctcgtaaagtcagaaccaaagtatttgtttaactggtccgccaattctttgttccccattataaattcacctgaatctgactgcaaggggcctacgtttgttttcactaatctttttctcttctcctatagaaacttttgcagtcagtttttatgttctcagcaagcttcctctcatactctattttccccctcctaattaaatcctttgtcctcctctgctgaattataaaattctcccagtcctcaggtttgctgctttttctggccaatttatatgcctcttccttggatttaacattctccttaatttcccttgttagccacggttgagctaccttccccgttttatttttactccagacagggatgtacaattgttgaagttcatccatgtgatctttaaaggtttgccattgcctattcaccgtcaacccttcaagtatcattcgccagtctattctagccaattcacgtcttattccatcgaagttacttttccttaagttcaggaccctagtctctgaattaactgtgtcactctccatcttaataaagaattctaccttattatggtcactcttccccaaggggccttgcacaacaagattgctaattgtcctttctcattacacatcacccaatctaggatggccagccctctagttggttcctcgacatattggtctggaaaaccatccctaatacactccaggaaatccttctccactgtattgctaccagtttgattagcctaatcaatgtgtagattaaagtcgcccatgataactgctgtacctttattgcatgcatccctaatttcttgtttgatgccctccccaacttcactactactgtttggtggtctgtacccaaatcccactagcgttttctgccctttggtattccgtagttccacccataccgattccacatcatccaagctaatgtccttctttactattgcattattttcctctttaaccagaaacgccaccccacctccttttcccttctatctatccttcctgaatgttgaatacccagccttggtcaccctggagccatgtctccgtgatgccaattacatcatatccgttaattgctgtctgcgcagttaattcgtccaccttattccgaatactcctcgcattgaggtacagagccttcaggcttgtctttttaacacactttgcccctttagaattttgctgtaatgtggccctttttgatttttgccttgggtttctctgcccaagGGTAGACcaatgctccagggtgaccaaggctgggtattcaacattcaggaaggatagatagaagggaaaaggaggtggggtggtgttgctggttaaagaggaaaataatgcaatatcttttgcttctgcccccattctacttccctctgtctcccttcataggttcccatccccctgccatagtagtttaacccctccccaacagcacgagaaaacactcccccaaggattttggtttcagtcctgcccaggtgcagactgtccggttcgtACTCGTCCCATCtcccccaaaactggttccaatgtcccaggaatttgaatccctcccttctgcaccactcctcaagccacgtcttgaaaacctctattaggtcatctcttaactttctgtgttccaaagagaacagtcctaacttttccaacctctcctcataactgaagtccctcatccctgataacatcctggtaaacctcttctGTACCCTTCCTATGGCCTTTACATCTATCCTGAaacgtggtgcccagaattgtccacaatactgcagctgaggcTTTCTAAGAAGTATTTGTCTCAAAATCTACAAGACTCCAGAGTGACTTGTCGGGCCGGTTTCTTTAGTTAACCCCTTACAAGCTATCTCCAGACCCACAGTACTGTGTTGCGCTGTTTAGCATCTTTCGTTTTTTACATGCTTCTGTAAGTTATCCTTTTGAAAATGATACTGAATAGTAGATTAGCTAATTACAAAAACCATCTTGCACGGTTGATATTATCCAATTTCTCAATTGGCATGTGACGTAATAGAATCCTTTGGACTATCtagaatgcagttgtacagggccttggtgaagcctcacctggaatattgtgttcagttttgatctcctaatctgaggaaggacgttcttgctattgagagagtgcagcaaaggttcaccagactgattcccgggatgacaggactgacatatgaggagagactggatcgactggggctgtattcactggagtttagaagaatgagaggggatctcatagaaacatataaaattctgacgggactgaacaggttagatgcaggaagaatattcccgatgttgtggaagtccagaaccaggggtcaatgtctaaagataaggggtaagccatttaggaccgagatgaggagaaacttcttcactcagagagtagttaacctgtggaattctctaccgcagagatttgttgatgccagtttgttggatatattcaagagggagtgagatatgacccttacggctaaagggatcaagtggtatggagagaaagcaggaaaggggtactgaggtaaatgatcagccatgatcttattgaatggcatactcctgcacctattttctatgcttctatattatCTTAAATCTGAAGATTGCTAATCCTGAGTAACCTATCCTGTTTACTGCACTATGTAAATTTGAAGGTCTTGTCTCAGAGGGAGCATTGGTTCATTTATGGAAACTGCAATTGCTGTGAAACAAAGAAAGATAATCAACTCATAACATATATTACCATTTAATTTCCACTGGTGTGAAAGAACATTTGCTGGAATTGTAAAAATGACAATAAGCTGCTTGTGCCAAGCAGACAGTTGGCAATGGAATGAGTTAAAATTTGCTCCTTCTAGTTGTTTAGACTTTAAGTTGAAATTTTAGGTGACAGTTTCAATGGATGTTTAATGAATTGGTACAGTGCAAATTTAGCTCACCTTGTAGTGTGTCTGGTTTTTGACATGGCATCTTTTCTCTGAAACGTGGCACAAAAATTGCCAAAAATCCAACAAAGACGCCAATACTTGCTGCAATAATCCCAATGGTAGTTCCTAAGGTTTCTTTAAAGCCAAAAAGCCCTAGAAGATAAGATGAAAAAATCTACACCAAGTCCTGACATTTAAAAGCACCTTAATCAGAAAAACAACATGTTACTCTTTAAGTGCATTTTAATCTTACCCCAGCTTTTTGTGCAGCTCCCCTCCCCTTCGACCCACCATTGGCTATGTATCTTTATCTGtccaggccccatgctctggaattaccCCCTTAAACCCCATCtgtctctccacctccctttcctcttttaagacattccttaaaacccacTGTTGACCATTCTAATATCCCTTCTTTGGTTCAGTGCCCATGTTGAAACATCTTGGGACTTTTTCCTCAATTattggcactaaataaatgcaagttgttgttgtcataatCTTTATTGCTGAATGAAGGTCTCCACAATAGACCAAATTAGCCTTGGAACCAGCTCTTACAATACGAGAAATTGAGTCCTTATCTTTTTATCTGGATTCGATATTATGATACTATATGTGAGTTCTATCTCTGCTATctacataaagaaagaaagacttggatttatatagcgcctttcacaacctttcgcaaccaccggacgtctaaaagcgctttacagccaattaagtacatttgaagtgtagtcactgttgtaatgtgggaaacacagtagccaatttgtgcacaagcaagctcccacaaacagcaatgtggtaatgagcagatcatctgtttttgttgtgttgattgagggataaatattggtcaggacaccggggataactcccctgctcttcttcgaaatagtggcttcagtttaacatctcatccaaaagatggcacccccgacagtgcagcactccctcagcagtgcattggagtgtcagcctagatttttatgctcaagtccttggagcaggacttgaatccacaaccttctggctcagagggaaaaatcatcatcatagacagtccctcgaatcgaggatggcttgcttccacgtcaaaaagttcacaggtgtttcaatgaaggacctaaaattccaggtcccaaactaaatcttgaagggtggaagacgcctgtgcgtgaatttttttaacctgtggtgaccgttgcacaccagccaccacacgggcttgacagagctaggtcttgatccagtagcaaggattaaccaagacaactggagaccagctctgctgcacggacctagtgcgcacacatatcgcagtgtgggctggcccgtgctacctctgggccctcgtctcttctgggccccaaactcacgcctctcctggatcccgatcacatccctctacaatctctcaccgctccttcgccccgaccgcaCCGCTCCTGCCAATAGTTATCACACGTACAAGGTCCCaaggtactacccactgagccacagctgacacacataaTCTGTTGAGTATCAACCCTACACAGCAATAGTTGTATACTAAGAATGTATTATTTAAATGTAAGCATTCAAAACACCAAAACCATAATGGTAAGACTTACATCACCAATTTGTAACTAGAAATTAGAAGCATTTACTTTTTTAGAACAAATTCCTACATTATAAATGAGTGAAATAAATGCTGCAGTCTGTGtcactgaaggaggttacagagataggggaggccatagagggatttaaagATAATTACATCAAAGCACACCATTAATTGATGAAGTAATTTGTTATATTCGAACGAACATTTCAGAATTGTTTAGCTGTGAAAAAATACAATATAAAGTTACCTGTTTTTGATTTCACCACGAGGTGTGTACCATCACCAGTTAGTATTGTCCCATTAGGAAGTATTATAGTACAGAAATAAGTGCCACGATCACTCTCGGCGACATTGAAGATTGTCGTGGAAGCATCTCCTTTTGATAGATGCCCACTTAGAAACGCTCGACCAGAATAGTTAGCAGAGTCAGTTGCATTGTCTCTTACAATAAGTAACTTCCCAGAGAGGTCTTCCTTGTACCACAATACAGAGAGTTCATCTGAATAAGCACCATTATTGTGATATTGGCATGGCAATATCACCGACTTCCCCTCCTGAACTTTCAGTTTGTCAATACCCTGATCCACAGATGGCTGTTGTGGTTGGGCTAGTACCTCTTCTGTGATAGGTGTTTCAGCACTTTCGGTTTCATTTGACACCACACTGCTTTCAGTAACTAATGCATCATTCCCAATAGGCAGAAGGGTGGCTGTTGCAACTGTTTTCAAAACCAAACTTGTGTTTGTCATCATGTTGTCTCTTCCATTAGCCATAGTCTGATTCTGAGGTGTTTCCAGATGAGAGAAGACAGACATGGTTCCACTTTCAGCCACATGGTGAGCTTTGCTGAATACAGCTGTTTATATTGCAATGAAGAATTAATCAGATTGTTCATTCATTGTAACTCGGAGAGAGAGGCAAAATTGCCTGTTATGAATTGGTAAACCCGTTTAAAAGAAATGCACTGATGATTTTGCACAACGCACAAAGGAACTTTCCCACCTTGAAGTTCAATAGATAGCAGCTAAATTCCAAAATCATTAATAGTTATTATTCCCCATAGCCTTCAGTGCCTagaaccctaagctctggaattccctctctgcctctcctcctttaaggcgctctgtaaaacctacctctgtgaccaagacctgtcctaatgtctccttctttggctcaaggtcaatttttatctgattatgctcctgtgaagtgcctttggacgatttactatgttaaaggcgctatataaatgaaagttgttgtataTTAGGTAAATATTTGTTTTTAAGTTTCCACGGTTTAGTGCATTTTTGCTGCTTATGCCTATCATTGAGAATTAAACCTGAAATGAGATCTTCCTTGGGACAGTAAAACTTAATTTAGCACCAAAAATATCAAAGTGAAAGAAAACACAGCTATCGAGACAGCTTCTCTAAGCAAAATTGCCAAATTAGTGTTCTATAGAGTGAGCACCTCACCCACAAAAAACTGGGCTAAAATTGTTGAGCTTATTTCACATAGACTTTTACAGCAAGAGCCTTTTATTCCCATAAGTCTGTGCTGCATGCAAACCCAAATCCAGGAGGTGAAAGTACAGACTTTTAATGGCACCACCATCCGATCTCCCTATTGCCCAAAGGTTGAATATTTCTCTTAGAGGTAGCATTTGTAACTTTTCAAATTCGAATGTCTTCCAAGTGGAAGTTATGTGAAGTGGAAgtgcctctcctcctctccccacttgCTTGACCATGGAGGAGGTTAAAGCAACCAGGGTGCAATGCCCCATCAACCTGAGATCTTCCAACAAGTTGTAAATTCATCCCCTGATAATTGCCTCTTGGGACAATGCAGTGAAGCTTACGAGGTACAACATCAGGGGGTGTTCACTGATATTTTGGGGGTTATTTTGGTGacagggtgaaaacaggcgctaaatggaTGCTGTGCTCATAAGACACACCTGATTGAAGGTCTGCCTGCAGGCgctaaaacagacacctgcaggtttagcactcaagcgtgATAAGACATCATTTTCATAGAGCAGTATATGTAGGCTCCACGCACCCATTTCCACTGAAGGCGTGGCGTGCGCAAGCTGACTCACAGCAACAGGTTTCAGGATGGAtcagggactgagtgagagggcaCAAAGGTTCTCGGATGGGGCacaggaggtcctggtggaggaagtCCAAAGGAGGAGGATGTCCTGTACCTGCGGGGGGCGGGAGGAGAAAGCAGTCTACTTTGTCCTCCTATCCCTCCTCTCCTGCTGGTGCTGCTCTGCTTGATCTCatctcctcctcctattcctcctgcagaccaaggggaaCCCTTATCAaaatgcccatgaccaagcactccctttctcctataAAGTGTCCAATAAGATGGAGTAGCACAGCGCTCACTCTTTTTAGAtgcagtcctcagagaatttccagaa
This genomic interval carries:
- the LOC139274730 gene encoding uncharacterized protein isoform X2 is translated as MKSFGLMVFIQAALQPLFIIAVFSKAHHVAESGTMSVFSHLETPQNQTMANGRDNMMTNTSLVLKTVATATLLPIGNDALVTESSVVSNETESAETPITEEVLAQPQQPSVDQGIDKLKVQEGKSVILPCQYHNNGAYSDELSVLWYKEDLSGKLLIVRDNATDSANYSGRAFLSGHLSKGDASTTIFNVAESDRGTYFCTIILPNGTILTGDGTHLVVKSKTGLFGFKETLGTTIGIIAASIGVFVGFLAIFVPRFREKMPCQKPDTLQARDAPT
- the LOC139274730 gene encoding uncharacterized protein isoform X1 produces the protein MKSFGLMVFIQAALQPLFIIAVFSKAHHVAESGTMSVFSHLETPQNQTMANGRDNMMTNTSLVLKTVATATLLPIGNDALVTESSVVSNETESAETPITEEVLAQPQQPSVDQGIDKLKVQEGKSVILPCQYHNNGAYSDELSVLWYKEDLSGKLLIVRDNATDSANYSGRAFLSGHLSKGDASTTIFNVAESDRGTYFCTIILPNGTILTGDGTHLVVKSKTGLFGFKETLGTTIGIIAASIGVFVGFLAIFVPRFREKMPCQKPDTLQDSLCPFYNLLSHLSV